From a region of the Streptomyces sp. B21-083 genome:
- a CDS encoding response regulator transcription factor, whose protein sequence is MNTPRPRGPGRPTLTRTDGTPLCVLVVDDDPDLAEVLSGALRYEGWEVRTAGDGVSAVAEARELLPDAVVLDVMLPDTDGFAVLPSLHAVRPDVCVLFLTARDAVEDRIAGITAGGDDYVTKPFSLEEVVARLRGLLRRAGMARQTEDGPRLTVGDLAMDEDAREVTRAGELIELSPTEFELLRYLMCNPRRVLSKAQILDRVWSYDFGGQAHVVELYISYLRKKVDAGRPPMIHTVRGAGYVLKPVAQ, encoded by the coding sequence ATGAACACTCCCCGCCCACGCGGCCCAGGCCGCCCCACGCTGACCCGGACCGACGGCACCCCGCTTTGCGTCCTCGTCGTAGACGACGACCCCGACCTCGCGGAGGTCCTCTCCGGCGCCCTGCGGTACGAGGGCTGGGAGGTCCGTACGGCGGGCGACGGCGTCTCGGCCGTCGCCGAGGCACGCGAACTGCTGCCCGACGCCGTCGTCCTCGACGTCATGCTCCCGGACACCGACGGCTTCGCCGTGCTGCCCTCGCTGCACGCCGTGCGCCCCGACGTGTGCGTCCTCTTCCTGACCGCGCGCGACGCGGTCGAGGACCGGATCGCCGGGATCACGGCCGGCGGCGACGACTACGTGACGAAACCGTTCAGCCTGGAGGAGGTCGTCGCCCGGCTGCGCGGACTGCTGCGCCGGGCCGGCATGGCCCGGCAGACGGAGGACGGGCCACGGCTGACCGTCGGTGACCTCGCCATGGACGAGGACGCCCGCGAGGTCACCCGCGCCGGCGAACTCATTGAGCTGTCCCCGACGGAGTTCGAACTGCTGCGCTACCTCATGTGCAACCCGCGGCGCGTGCTGAGCAAGGCGCAGATCCTCGACCGCGTCTGGTCCTACGACTTCGGCGGGCAGGCCCATGTCGTCGAGCTGTACATCTCCTACCTGCGCAAGAAGGTGGACGCGGGCCGCCCGCCCATGATCCACACAGTGCGCGGCGCCGGATACGTACTCAAGCCGGTGGCCCAGTGA
- a CDS encoding sensor histidine kinase, producing the protein MRTRRGREIRLPSPRLPRLPRPHTLRARLTAGLVVLLAVSCAAVGVAAVVELNGFLTGRLDQQLRETGVRFPASLEHGPGRPSDHDGDEGGDGDTRRQTVGTFGARLVGDTVTNAAVVASGSGTGTVTVTLGARDRRKLAALPADGGGHTADLPALGDYRLMVTEGRDGDVLITGLPMEPVEATVHRLELVAAIVFGAALAVTGVAGALWVRWSLRPLSKVAATATRVSELPLSSGEVALPARAPESDPRSEVGRVAGAFNAMLGHVEDALTQRHASQERLRSFAADASHELRTPVASIRGHAELALLHPDPVPQKVTRALERIEAEAARMGEMVDDLLLLARLDAGRPLERLPVDLTRLVLDAVTDAQAAGPGHRWLMELPEEPVTVPGDTHRLHQVLANLLANARLHTPAGSTVTVSLETDDTTALLKVHDDGPGVSADVRSKVFERFTHADRRRPEDAKAGTGTGLGLSIVAAVAEAHDGSVTLESTPGSTTFTVLLPSTAGMPSA; encoded by the coding sequence GTGAGGACGCGGCGGGGTCGCGAGATCCGCCTGCCGTCGCCCCGCCTCCCGCGCCTGCCCCGGCCGCACACGCTGCGGGCGCGGCTCACCGCCGGCCTCGTCGTGCTGCTCGCGGTCAGCTGCGCGGCCGTCGGGGTCGCGGCGGTGGTGGAGCTGAACGGCTTCCTCACCGGCCGCCTCGACCAGCAACTGCGCGAGACGGGCGTACGGTTCCCGGCGAGCCTGGAGCACGGCCCCGGCCGGCCCTCGGACCACGACGGCGACGAGGGCGGCGACGGTGACACCCGCCGTCAGACGGTCGGCACCTTCGGCGCACGCCTGGTCGGCGACACCGTCACCAACGCCGCGGTGGTCGCGTCCGGCAGCGGTACGGGCACGGTGACCGTCACGCTCGGCGCGCGGGACAGGAGAAAGCTCGCCGCGCTTCCGGCCGACGGCGGGGGGCACACGGCCGATCTCCCGGCGCTGGGCGACTACCGCCTGATGGTGACCGAGGGCAGGGACGGCGACGTCCTGATCACCGGGCTGCCCATGGAGCCCGTGGAGGCCACCGTCCACCGGCTGGAACTGGTCGCCGCGATCGTCTTCGGCGCGGCCCTCGCCGTCACCGGAGTCGCCGGTGCGCTGTGGGTGCGCTGGTCGCTGCGACCGCTCAGCAAAGTGGCCGCGACCGCCACCCGGGTCAGTGAACTCCCGCTCTCCAGCGGCGAGGTGGCGCTTCCGGCACGCGCCCCCGAGAGCGACCCGCGCAGCGAGGTGGGACGCGTCGCCGGAGCCTTCAACGCGATGCTCGGCCACGTCGAGGACGCGCTCACGCAACGGCACGCGAGCCAGGAACGGCTGCGCAGTTTCGCCGCCGACGCCAGCCATGAACTCCGTACGCCCGTGGCGTCGATCCGAGGTCACGCCGAACTGGCGCTGCTGCACCCGGACCCGGTGCCGCAGAAGGTGACGCGGGCCCTGGAGCGCATCGAGGCCGAAGCCGCCCGCATGGGCGAGATGGTCGACGACCTGCTGCTCCTGGCCCGCCTGGACGCCGGCCGCCCCCTGGAACGCCTGCCCGTCGACCTGACCCGCCTGGTCCTCGACGCGGTGACGGACGCGCAGGCCGCGGGCCCCGGACACCGCTGGCTGATGGAACTGCCCGAGGAGCCGGTGACGGTGCCCGGCGACACCCACCGCCTCCACCAGGTGCTGGCCAACCTGCTGGCCAACGCCCGCCTGCACACCCCCGCCGGCAGCACGGTCACCGTCTCCCTGGAGACCGACGACACGACAGCGCTGCTGAAGGTCCACGACGACGGGCCGGGCGTCTCGGCGGACGTCCGGTCCAAGGTCTTCGAACGCTTCACCCACGCCGACCGCCGCCGCCCCGAGGACGCGAAAGCCGGCACGGGCACCGGCCTGGGCCTCTCGATCGTGGCAGCGGTGGCGGAGGCCCACGACGGAAGCGTCACCCTGGAAAGCACCCCGGGTTCGACCACGTTCACCGTCCTCCTGCCGAGCACCGCGGGCATGCCGTCCGCGTGA
- a CDS encoding SGNH/GDSL hydrolase family protein, translating into MRTSRHLSRRTLLTAATAGAVTAVASPSQASQASPASGTRARFRTVGRVKEAVDGFVRYTWPGIYFEGRFRGTGVGIVLDDSDNDYDVQIDGTTTATLVTPGRITSWIDGLADTEHRVRLVKRTESPWAAGGFGGFVAAPGGTILARPRARSRQIEFIGDSYTAGYGNASTVRDCSGNGGVNRNSDADLAFGALTARSLGADYQINAFSGRGMVRNYNGSSPGTDFRTYYDRALLNVDGDVWRKPDSWQPRVVVVGLGINDFSTPLNPGEPWTTQDELTAAYETAYHGFLDTLRARYGSRTFIVVSATHLADTAFADTARRIVRSRNRRGDHRIGYWYYDSAGLDYLGCDWHPSFHDHRLIADQLDNHLAALPLRW; encoded by the coding sequence ATGCGGACGTCTCGTCACTTATCCCGAAGGACGCTGCTCACCGCCGCCACCGCGGGCGCCGTCACCGCCGTCGCCTCCCCCTCCCAGGCCTCCCAGGCCTCGCCGGCGTCCGGTACCCGGGCCCGGTTCCGGACGGTGGGCCGAGTCAAGGAGGCCGTTGACGGGTTCGTGCGGTACACCTGGCCCGGCATCTACTTCGAGGGCCGGTTCCGCGGCACCGGTGTCGGCATCGTCCTCGACGACTCCGACAACGACTACGACGTACAGATCGACGGAACGACCACGGCCACACTGGTGACTCCGGGCCGGATCACGTCCTGGATCGACGGCCTCGCCGACACGGAGCACCGCGTACGGCTCGTCAAGCGCACCGAGAGCCCCTGGGCCGCCGGCGGGTTCGGCGGGTTCGTCGCCGCTCCCGGAGGCACGATCCTCGCCCGTCCCCGCGCGCGAAGCAGACAGATCGAGTTCATCGGCGACTCCTACACCGCGGGCTACGGCAACGCCTCCACCGTCCGCGACTGTTCGGGCAACGGAGGAGTCAACCGCAACAGCGACGCCGACCTCGCCTTCGGCGCCCTCACCGCCCGGAGCCTCGGCGCCGACTACCAGATCAACGCCTTCTCCGGCCGGGGCATGGTCCGCAACTACAACGGAAGCAGCCCCGGCACGGACTTCCGCACGTACTACGACCGTGCCCTGCTGAACGTCGACGGCGACGTCTGGCGGAAACCGGACAGCTGGCAGCCGCGGGTCGTCGTGGTCGGCCTGGGCATCAACGACTTCTCGACGCCGCTCAACCCGGGCGAGCCCTGGACCACGCAGGACGAGCTGACCGCCGCCTACGAGACCGCCTACCACGGCTTCCTCGACACACTGCGTGCCCGATACGGCAGCAGGACGTTCATCGTGGTCAGCGCCACCCACCTCGCCGACACGGCGTTCGCCGACACCGCCCGGCGCATCGTCCGGAGCCGCAACCGCCGGGGCGACCACAGGATCGGCTACTGGTACTACGACAGCGCCGGCCTGGACTACCTCGGATGCGACTGGCACCCCTCCTTCCACGACCACCGCCTCATCGCCGACCAGCTCGACAACCACCTCGCCGCCCTTCCGCTGCGCTGGTAG
- a CDS encoding PIG-L family deacetylase translates to MTDRPLTLMAVHAHPDDEATGTGGILARYAAEGVRTVLVTCTDGGCGDGPGGVKPGDPGHDPAAIALLRRQELEASCGVLKISDLEMLDYADSGMMGWPSNDAPTSFWQTPVEEGAARLAELMRHYQPDVVVTYDENGFYGHPDHIQAHRITMAALEMTALTPKVYWTTMPRSMMRRFGETIREFQEDMPEPDPAEMAALAEIGLPDDEITTWVDTTAYSGQKFDALAAHASQGENIFFLKMGKERFGELMGTETFLRVQDATGAAVPEKDLFAGLR, encoded by the coding sequence ATGACTGACCGGCCCTTGACGCTCATGGCAGTACACGCCCACCCCGACGACGAGGCCACCGGAACCGGAGGGATCCTCGCGCGATACGCGGCGGAGGGCGTACGCACGGTACTCGTGACCTGTACCGACGGCGGTTGCGGTGACGGACCGGGGGGTGTCAAGCCTGGCGATCCCGGGCACGATCCGGCGGCGATCGCCCTGCTGCGCCGTCAGGAACTCGAGGCGAGCTGTGGGGTCCTGAAGATCAGCGACCTGGAGATGCTGGACTACGCCGACTCCGGGATGATGGGCTGGCCGAGCAACGACGCCCCCACGTCCTTCTGGCAGACCCCTGTGGAGGAAGGCGCCGCCCGACTCGCGGAACTCATGCGGCACTACCAGCCCGATGTGGTCGTCACCTACGACGAGAACGGCTTCTACGGCCACCCCGACCACATCCAGGCCCACCGCATCACGATGGCGGCGCTGGAGATGACCGCGCTGACACCGAAGGTGTACTGGACGACGATGCCCCGCTCGATGATGCGGCGGTTCGGCGAGACCATCCGCGAGTTCCAGGAGGACATGCCGGAGCCGGATCCCGCCGAGATGGCCGCGCTGGCCGAGATCGGCCTCCCCGACGACGAGATCACCACATGGGTGGACACCACCGCGTACAGCGGCCAGAAGTTCGACGCGCTGGCCGCGCACGCCAGTCAGGGCGAGAACATCTTCTTCCTCAAGATGGGCAAGGAGAGGTTCGGCGAGCTGATGGGCACGGAGACCTTCCTACGTGTCCAGGACGCCACCGGCGCGGCCGTACCCGAGAAGGATCTCTTCGCCGGACTGCGCTGA
- a CDS encoding alpha/beta hydrolase, producing MGLTSETTVYVMAALAVVGVALMVWSWPRFARQGLWQVLGRLVAIGTTQVVIIVAFACWLNSSYQFFGSWGELFGRVETAPVGVTQAGDGGVGTATDVALKGALVQPATDEQLSQVGGLPTGPAAVNGRVESVKIVGRRTGVVDPAFVYLPPQYFQKAYQRQRFPVIVALSGYPGSIFNLAQHLRVPQIAGELQKSGRMQPTIMVMIRPTVAPPRDTECVNVPGGPQTETFLARDLPDALKSSYRVGRAASAWGVMGYSSGGSCALQLTMRDPHVYTTAAALSPDYKVKDDPTTGNLFGSGPDRAERSNGHDLMWRLRHLPVPQVSVLVAESKHGERGYPQTQAFLRAVRAPMRVVSILPEHGSHNFPTWVQEMPPALAWMNQQLTFPQDVVPRHHKKKGSSVADPSKSPKSPKLAHAPLRADGPDLPPTVP from the coding sequence ATGGGTCTGACCAGCGAGACGACTGTGTATGTGATGGCGGCCCTCGCCGTCGTGGGCGTGGCACTGATGGTCTGGTCGTGGCCACGGTTCGCCCGGCAGGGACTGTGGCAGGTGCTCGGACGACTGGTGGCCATCGGGACGACCCAGGTGGTGATCATCGTGGCGTTCGCGTGCTGGCTGAACTCGTCGTACCAGTTCTTCGGATCGTGGGGTGAACTCTTCGGCCGCGTCGAGACCGCCCCCGTCGGGGTGACGCAGGCGGGGGACGGCGGAGTCGGCACGGCGACCGACGTCGCCCTGAAGGGGGCGCTGGTACAGCCGGCCACCGACGAGCAGCTGAGCCAGGTCGGTGGACTGCCCACCGGTCCTGCCGCGGTGAACGGGCGGGTGGAGTCCGTGAAGATCGTCGGACGCCGCACCGGCGTGGTCGACCCGGCCTTCGTCTACTTGCCGCCGCAGTACTTCCAGAAGGCGTACCAACGGCAGCGCTTCCCGGTGATCGTGGCACTCAGTGGCTACCCGGGCAGCATCTTCAACCTCGCGCAGCATCTGCGGGTGCCCCAGATCGCCGGTGAGCTGCAGAAGAGCGGTCGGATGCAGCCGACCATCATGGTGATGATCCGGCCGACGGTCGCCCCACCGCGCGACACCGAGTGTGTGAACGTACCGGGCGGTCCGCAGACAGAGACCTTCCTGGCCAGGGATCTGCCGGACGCCCTGAAGTCCTCCTATCGGGTGGGTCGTGCCGCCAGTGCCTGGGGTGTCATGGGCTACTCCTCCGGCGGCAGCTGCGCCCTTCAGCTGACGATGCGCGATCCGCACGTGTACACGACGGCCGCCGCCCTGTCGCCCGACTACAAGGTCAAGGACGATCCGACGACCGGCAACCTCTTCGGCAGCGGACCGGACCGCGCCGAGCGGAGCAACGGCCACGACCTGATGTGGAGGCTGAGGCATCTGCCGGTTCCCCAGGTCTCCGTACTGGTGGCCGAGAGCAAGCACGGTGAACGCGGCTATCCGCAGACGCAGGCCTTCCTCCGAGCCGTCAGGGCGCCCATGCGCGTCGTGTCGATTCTGCCCGAGCACGGCAGCCACAACTTCCCGACCTGGGTGCAGGAGATGCCCCCCGCTCTGGCGTGGATGAACCAGCAGCTGACGTTCCCCCAGGACGTCGTGCCCCGCCACCACAAGAAGAAGGGGTCATCGGTCGCCGACCCCTCGAAGTCCCCGAAGTCCCCGAAGCTCGCTCACGCCCCCCTGCGCGCCGACGGCCCGGACCTCCCGCCCACCGTTCCGTGA
- a CDS encoding helix-turn-helix domain-containing protein — MTADDSFGRLDDDDYPAYTMGRAAEMLGTTQGFLRAIGEARLITPLRSAGGHRRYSRYQLRIAARARELVDQGTPIEAACRIVILEDQLEEAQRINAEHRRAAEPANPTAAA; from the coding sequence ATGACAGCAGACGACTCTTTCGGCCGGCTCGATGACGACGACTACCCCGCCTACACCATGGGCCGGGCCGCCGAGATGCTCGGCACCACGCAGGGCTTCCTCCGCGCCATCGGCGAAGCCCGCCTCATCACCCCGCTGCGCTCCGCCGGCGGACACCGCCGTTACTCCCGCTACCAGTTGCGGATCGCCGCCCGCGCCCGCGAACTCGTCGACCAGGGCACTCCGATCGAGGCCGCCTGCCGCATCGTGATCCTCGAAGACCAGCTGGAGGAAGCCCAGCGCATCAACGCCGAACACCGCCGCGCAGCCGAGCCGGCGAACCCGACGGCCGCCGCCTGA
- a CDS encoding VOC family protein, which produces MTANDDPILFRLNIEVANLDEAVTFYSALLGTTGRRQAGARCYFPCGAVTLQVLDVSGHGSVHRLPKSLYFTVRSLGDVFDRARGLGCLSTEDAHGASAGEIAVRPWGERSFYVDDPWGNSLCFVEAGTVYEG; this is translated from the coding sequence ATGACCGCCAACGACGACCCGATCCTGTTCCGCCTCAACATCGAGGTGGCGAACCTCGACGAGGCGGTCACGTTCTACTCGGCCTTGCTCGGGACGACCGGCCGCAGGCAGGCGGGTGCGCGGTGCTACTTCCCCTGCGGTGCGGTCACTCTGCAGGTGCTGGACGTGTCCGGCCACGGCAGCGTCCACCGGCTGCCGAAGTCGCTCTACTTCACCGTACGAAGCCTCGGCGACGTGTTCGACCGCGCTCGTGGGCTGGGCTGCCTGTCGACCGAGGACGCGCACGGCGCGTCGGCGGGTGAGATCGCGGTACGGCCATGGGGCGAGCGGTCGTTCTACGTCGACGATCCCTGGGGGAACTCGCTCTGTTTCGTCGAGGCGGGGACGGTCTACGAGGGGTGA